In one window of Cellulophaga sp. HaHa_2_95 DNA:
- a CDS encoding ATP-binding protein → MHSLLKRQIRKHLPENLKDSEGLTAFIEAINNSYKDYDDKAEMVQRAMSISSIELTQANKDLRAESESQRKILNILEKAIRVLNDAGNTEPEENSSMEFLEVDALELAAKIEKQAKDIVKMTAEKNTMMKNLERQNASLNDYAHMVSHDLKSPIRNINALMCWIMEDEKEKFTSNSVNNCNLVSQNLQKMDALVDGILRHAVIDSLEEEQIHLNLNHLIDEITKTVFIPEHIKVRIVGQLPTFLTEKYKIEQLFKNLITNSITATEQVKHGEIIIKHLEDTNFWKFSVSDNGKGIAKKHQESIFNMFKKLENDSNASGIGLALVKKVVNIYEGDIWLESEEGKGTTIYFTLKK, encoded by the coding sequence ATGCACTCACTTTTAAAAAGACAAATCCGAAAACACTTACCTGAGAATTTAAAAGATTCTGAAGGTCTAACTGCTTTTATAGAGGCCATTAATAATTCGTATAAAGATTATGACGATAAGGCCGAAATGGTGCAAAGGGCTATGAGTATTAGTTCTATAGAATTAACACAAGCTAATAAAGACTTACGAGCAGAATCTGAAAGTCAGCGTAAAATTTTAAATATATTAGAAAAAGCAATTCGTGTTTTAAATGATGCTGGAAACACAGAACCGGAAGAAAATTCTTCTATGGAATTTCTAGAGGTAGATGCTTTAGAATTAGCCGCTAAGATTGAAAAGCAAGCTAAGGATATTGTAAAAATGACTGCGGAGAAAAATACGATGATGAAGAATTTAGAGCGACAGAACGCCTCTTTAAATGACTATGCACACATGGTATCGCATGATCTGAAGTCGCCCATAAGAAATATCAACGCGTTAATGTGTTGGATTATGGAAGATGAGAAAGAAAAATTCACATCAAACAGTGTAAATAACTGTAACCTCGTCTCTCAAAATTTGCAAAAAATGGATGCCTTAGTTGATGGCATATTAAGACATGCTGTTATAGACTCTTTGGAGGAGGAACAAATACACTTAAACTTAAACCATTTAATAGACGAAATAACAAAAACAGTCTTTATTCCTGAACATATAAAAGTTAGAATCGTAGGACAATTACCCACATTCCTGACCGAAAAATATAAGATAGAACAGCTATTTAAAAATTTAATCACCAATAGTATTACTGCTACGGAACAGGTAAAACATGGAGAAATTATTATTAAACATCTAGAAGATACTAATTTCTGGAAGTTTTCCGTTTCTGATAATGGAAAAGGGATTGCAAAGAAACATCAAGAAAGTATTTTTAATATGTTTAAAAAACTTGAGAATGATTCTAATGCCTCTGGAATTGGATTAGCATTAGTGAAAAAAGTAGTGAATATATATGAAGGAGATATCTGGTTAGAGTCTGAAGAAGGCAAAGGAACTACAATTTATTTCACCCTAAAAAAATAG
- a CDS encoding sugar isomerase, giving the protein MLTIKLLLKKITPEQLFMGSVLLVNGGNYIYNLLLGRLLGPAAFAEAALLITLLLVLSFVGMTFQLATAKFAVLFTGDQWSSFKNRSYKHATIFGIIAGILIILFSKNLQALFHTKSHWMFILFGIGVPLYFFMSVNRGNYQGNQDFKNLSITYQTEMWSRLLITLALLLFVPLESSFLVALGIGISFIFGLIPSDLKGLSFSSKTKLLPENAKRVTKFMVLTACYEFTQIIINNSDILLVKHYFDALDAGLYASLALIGRVVYFVAWMFVMLLLPTVVQKQKDGEPTAPILFKYVGYIGLLSAVIVTACYLMPEFIITIMFGDAYISMAGLLWQYALATSLFAIGNIFAYYFLSLDHYVPVILSGLLGMSQIALVVFYHDTLEVVVQVQIIAMALLLAVQIIYFLLKKSKL; this is encoded by the coding sequence ATGTTAACTATTAAACTTTTGCTTAAAAAAATTACGCCCGAACAATTGTTCATGGGTAGCGTTTTGTTAGTGAATGGTGGTAATTATATATACAACTTACTATTAGGACGTTTGTTGGGCCCTGCTGCGTTTGCAGAAGCTGCATTATTAATTACTTTATTATTAGTACTCTCTTTTGTTGGAATGACATTTCAGTTGGCAACAGCCAAATTTGCAGTCCTTTTTACGGGAGACCAATGGTCTAGCTTTAAAAACAGGAGTTACAAACATGCGACCATCTTTGGCATTATAGCCGGGATTCTAATTATCCTATTCTCTAAAAATTTACAAGCACTGTTTCATACCAAAAGCCATTGGATGTTTATCCTCTTTGGTATTGGCGTGCCTTTGTATTTTTTTATGAGCGTTAATAGAGGAAACTATCAAGGGAATCAAGATTTTAAAAATCTATCTATCACCTACCAAACAGAAATGTGGAGTAGACTCTTAATTACGCTAGCCTTACTACTATTTGTCCCTTTAGAGTCATCTTTTTTAGTGGCATTAGGAATTGGTATTTCTTTTATCTTCGGATTGATTCCTTCTGATTTAAAAGGGTTGAGTTTTAGTTCTAAAACAAAACTATTACCTGAGAATGCCAAGCGTGTAACCAAATTTATGGTGCTCACTGCTTGTTATGAATTCACTCAGATTATCATAAATAATAGTGATATCCTTCTTGTAAAGCATTATTTTGATGCGCTTGATGCTGGCCTTTATGCCTCTTTAGCATTAATAGGCCGTGTAGTCTATTTTGTAGCGTGGATGTTTGTTATGTTATTGCTGCCTACCGTGGTACAAAAACAAAAAGATGGTGAGCCTACTGCTCCTATTTTATTTAAATATGTAGGTTATATAGGACTACTATCCGCAGTTATCGTAACGGCTTGTTACCTTATGCCAGAGTTTATTATTACTATAATGTTTGGTGATGCTTATATTTCTATGGCCGGTCTATTGTGGCAGTACGCTTTAGCAACCTCATTATTTGCCATAGGGAACATATTTGCTTACTATTTTTTGTCATTAGATCATTATGTGCCGGTTATTTTATCGGGTTTGCTGGGTATGTCACAAATAGCATTAGTCGTATTTTATCATGACACCTTGGAAGTCGTAGTGCAAGTACAAATTATAGCTATGGCCTTATTGCTAGCAGTACAAATAATTTATTTTTTACTTAAAAAATCAAAACTATAA
- a CDS encoding Hpt domain-containing protein, whose translation MEQQPNLNYIKDLSGDDSAFEEKFISVLKEEIPLEKEEYIRCITAVNYKDTASIVHKLKHKLNILSLTEDYKLAVIYEEDLKKGDSSLNDKFLIILNKIDVYIKNL comes from the coding sequence ATGGAACAACAACCAAATCTTAACTATATAAAAGACCTATCAGGAGATGATAGCGCATTTGAAGAGAAATTTATTTCGGTTTTAAAAGAAGAAATTCCTTTAGAAAAAGAGGAATATATACGCTGTATTACTGCAGTAAATTATAAAGACACCGCTTCTATTGTACATAAGTTAAAACATAAGCTAAATATTCTTAGCTTAACGGAAGATTACAAGCTTGCGGTTATTTACGAAGAAGATTTAAAAAAAGGAGATTCCTCCCTCAACGATAAATTTTTAATTATCTTGAACAAAATTGATGTTTACATTAAAAACCTATAA
- a CDS encoding FIST signal transduction protein, translated as MKTIQAIKHKDQAWKFMSEKTTFKNPLVLVFGNRFLLESPSLYEEINTMFPDGNIVFGSTSGEILGENVFDDSIVITAIEFENSTYVIHSENITNFNSDSEQLGAKLSSKFTKEGLKHLFIVSEGSLINGSALIKGLEQHTGTSTITGGLCGDGALFEKTLASHNENPKKGEVIAIGLYGAQLEVTCANYGGWSAFGPERVISKSKNNVLYELDGQPALDLYKKYLGDKANELPQAALLYPLSLRVKDSTEVVVRTILNIDEKANTMILAGDVPEGSTVQLMMSTVDDIAEGAAKAGMYAMRSRTKKPDLALLVSCIGRKLVMNQRTEEEIEEVIEAIGKQAVVAGFYSYGELSPFSNQLGCKLHNQTMTLTLISE; from the coding sequence ATGAAAACAATTCAAGCAATAAAGCATAAAGACCAAGCATGGAAATTTATGTCGGAAAAAACGACGTTTAAGAATCCGCTTGTACTCGTTTTCGGGAATAGATTCTTATTGGAATCTCCCTCCCTATATGAAGAAATAAATACAATGTTCCCCGATGGCAATATTGTGTTTGGCTCTACCTCTGGAGAAATATTAGGCGAGAATGTATTTGATGATAGTATCGTCATTACCGCCATAGAATTTGAAAATAGCACCTATGTCATCCACTCGGAAAACATTACTAATTTCAATTCTGACTCAGAGCAATTAGGCGCTAAACTATCGAGCAAATTTACAAAAGAAGGTTTAAAACATCTTTTTATCGTGTCTGAAGGCAGTCTAATAAATGGATCCGCACTTATAAAAGGTCTTGAACAACATACGGGAACCTCCACAATTACTGGCGGACTCTGTGGCGATGGGGCTCTATTTGAAAAAACGCTAGCCTCACATAATGAAAATCCTAAAAAAGGAGAGGTTATTGCAATCGGTTTATATGGCGCACAATTAGAGGTTACTTGTGCCAATTACGGGGGTTGGTCTGCTTTTGGCCCAGAACGAGTTATTTCCAAATCTAAAAACAATGTTCTTTATGAATTGGACGGGCAACCAGCATTAGATTTGTATAAAAAATATCTTGGAGATAAGGCCAATGAGTTACCACAAGCGGCCTTATTATACCCCTTAAGCCTACGAGTAAAGGATAGTACTGAAGTGGTGGTACGAACCATTTTAAATATTGATGAGAAGGCCAATACCATGATTTTAGCAGGCGATGTTCCTGAAGGATCTACCGTACAGCTCATGATGTCTACGGTAGACGATATTGCAGAGGGTGCAGCCAAAGCAGGTATGTACGCCATGCGTTCTAGAACTAAAAAACCAGATCTTGCTTTATTGGTGAGTTGTATTGGAAGAAAATTAGTAATGAACCAAAGAACTGAAGAAGAAATAGAAGAAGTAATAGAAGCTATTGGCAAGCAAGCTGTAGTAGCAGGCTTTTACTCTTATGGCGAGTTATCTCCGTTTTCTAATCAATTAGGGTGTAAATTGCATAATCAAACAATGACCTTAACTCTGATTAGCGAATAA
- a CDS encoding lipopolysaccharide assembly protein LapB gives MRKFILFIYLFSAHLIWAQEDNITQGFQLLETGKFEEAETFFKSYLESNPDNKTAKLCYGRAVGLSGEPKLANTIFKGLLEEYPGDFEIQINYNESFLWDREFVAAKPLYKKLVAENPDNFGAVLGYANTLSNLKEYPQALEIVNRAIAIQPENGSAKVSRKFIKLGYANTFVNNQEYKKGIAYLNEIFTDFPEDKDALLNLANIYLIIKETANAKAIYARLATNEKDSITALNGIALAEHIGENDKEALRIAGQAKEKVASIEDQALKETTYDRYVQALIWNNKYKDAKEEIAILEQQYPDRNWIAALKATRGMYTADFKTSLSNYDMILSRDSTSFDGNLGKANALFASDRIIPAYNAAFQTLKIFDKQKDALGFIEKLNLKFTPSVDEHIAYTFDNGNNEAFSSTTNFHVPINTKLITTLNYQYRTTDNSVTMHEASSHVLMAGIEYKLIPKTNLKASLGINSSNFTADSYTQPVFDIKLQTQPFRLQSLDVGYKREVQSFNAELIEREIVMNHYGLNYNMGTNFKLGWYTQLMHTRQTDDNIRNLLFTSLYYNVFKKPAFKVGVNFQYITFQDQLPTIYFSPETYQAFELFGDLRGNFSEKTTYMISAASGLQKVEDDAQTVIFRAEVGVKHQFNTRWSAEVYGKYSNIASATAAGFEFTEIGLKVKWLFLKEPFYFKKLKKSNE, from the coding sequence ATGCGAAAGTTCATCCTATTTATATACCTATTTTCAGCGCACCTAATTTGGGCGCAAGAAGACAATATTACTCAAGGGTTTCAATTATTAGAGACCGGAAAGTTTGAAGAAGCAGAAACATTCTTCAAATCGTATCTAGAAAGCAACCCGGATAATAAAACGGCTAAGCTTTGTTATGGTAGAGCAGTGGGGCTTAGTGGTGAGCCTAAACTGGCCAACACTATTTTTAAAGGATTATTAGAAGAATATCCTGGCGATTTTGAAATTCAGATCAACTATAACGAGTCTTTTCTTTGGGATCGTGAGTTCGTAGCGGCCAAACCGCTGTACAAAAAACTGGTAGCAGAAAATCCAGATAATTTTGGAGCTGTGCTCGGATATGCCAATACCTTATCTAATCTTAAAGAATATCCTCAGGCTTTAGAGATTGTAAATAGAGCTATTGCTATTCAGCCAGAAAATGGAAGTGCAAAAGTGTCACGAAAATTTATTAAACTAGGCTATGCCAATACTTTTGTAAATAACCAAGAATACAAAAAAGGAATAGCTTATTTAAATGAAATTTTCACTGATTTTCCCGAGGATAAAGATGCCTTATTAAACCTCGCCAACATTTACCTTATCATTAAGGAAACAGCTAATGCTAAAGCAATATATGCACGTTTAGCAACAAATGAGAAAGATTCTATTACCGCCCTAAACGGAATTGCATTAGCGGAACATATTGGCGAAAATGATAAGGAAGCTTTACGTATTGCAGGTCAAGCAAAAGAGAAAGTGGCTAGCATTGAAGATCAAGCTTTAAAAGAAACTACCTATGATAGGTATGTACAAGCATTAATATGGAATAATAAATATAAAGATGCTAAAGAAGAAATAGCAATTTTAGAACAACAGTATCCTGACAGGAATTGGATTGCGGCATTAAAAGCAACCCGCGGCATGTATACTGCAGATTTTAAGACGAGTTTATCTAATTATGATATGATATTATCTAGAGATAGTACTTCTTTTGATGGTAATTTAGGAAAAGCCAATGCGCTATTTGCATCAGATAGGATCATACCTGCGTATAATGCGGCATTTCAAACTTTAAAAATTTTTGATAAGCAGAAAGATGCGCTCGGTTTTATAGAAAAACTTAATTTAAAATTTACACCAAGTGTAGATGAGCATATCGCTTACACTTTTGATAATGGAAATAATGAGGCCTTCTCGAGTACCACTAATTTTCATGTGCCTATTAATACCAAGTTAATTACTACGCTAAATTATCAATACAGAACTACAGATAATTCTGTAACCATGCATGAAGCTAGCTCTCATGTTTTAATGGCCGGAATTGAGTACAAACTTATACCTAAAACAAATTTGAAAGCCTCTCTAGGAATCAATTCCTCTAATTTTACAGCGGACTCCTATACGCAACCTGTTTTTGATATTAAACTGCAAACCCAACCATTTAGGCTTCAGAGCTTAGATGTAGGATATAAGAGAGAAGTGCAGAGTTTTAATGCAGAATTAATTGAGCGTGAAATTGTAATGAACCATTATGGTTTAAATTATAATATGGGCACTAATTTTAAACTGGGTTGGTATACGCAGTTGATGCATACAAGACAAACCGATGATAATATCAGAAATTTACTTTTCACCTCGTTATATTATAACGTATTTAAAAAACCTGCTTTTAAAGTAGGGGTGAATTTTCAGTATATTACATTTCAAGATCAATTACCTACCATTTATTTTAGTCCAGAAACCTATCAAGCCTTTGAACTGTTTGGTGATTTGAGAGGTAATTTCTCCGAGAAAACAACCTATATGATAAGTGCGGCTTCAGGACTACAAAAAGTAGAAGATGATGCACAGACGGTTATTTTTAGAGCAGAAGTGGGAGTGAAGCATCAATTTAATACCCGCTGGAGTGCAGAAGTGTACGGAAAATATAGCAATATTGCTTCTGCTACGGCCGCTGGTTTTGAGTTTACGGAAATTGGACTGAAAGTTAAGTGGTTGTTTTTGAAAGAGCCTTTCTACTTTAAAAAGCTGAAGAAAAGCAACGAATAA
- a CDS encoding heme NO-binding domain-containing protein: protein MKGVVFTEFLEMVELKFGLEVVDTIIENSNLPSEGIYTSVGTYSFNEMVSLITSLSDEVKAPMGDLIYAFGLYLFKGLGNSHPEVIENYSNPISLLYAIEDHIHVHVKKLYPDAELPTFKILDKSEDSISMVYSSSRGLYRLAHGLIEKTFEHFNGTATITYELLKEDGTEVKFDIVQNG, encoded by the coding sequence ATGAAAGGTGTTGTCTTTACAGAGTTTTTAGAAATGGTAGAATTAAAGTTCGGCTTAGAAGTCGTTGATACTATAATCGAAAATTCTAACTTACCCTCAGAAGGTATCTATACGTCTGTAGGTACCTATAGCTTTAATGAAATGGTGAGCCTTATTACCAGTCTTAGTGACGAAGTAAAGGCCCCCATGGGCGATCTTATTTACGCCTTTGGGCTCTACCTCTTTAAGGGCTTAGGAAATTCGCACCCTGAAGTAATAGAAAACTACAGCAATCCTATCAGTCTTCTTTATGCTATTGAAGATCATATTCATGTACATGTAAAAAAATTGTACCCAGATGCGGAACTTCCTACCTTCAAAATCTTAGACAAATCAGAAGATTCCATCTCTATGGTGTATTCTTCTTCTAGAGGCTTATACAGATTGGCCCATGGCTTAATTGAAAAAACTTTTGAACACTTTAATGGTACTGCCACAATCACTTACGAACTTTTAAAAGAAGATGGTACCGAAGTAAAATTTGATATTGTCCAGAATGGATAA
- a CDS encoding LytTR family DNA-binding domain-containing protein, with product MNCIIVDDEGAARMIVEQLCSKIPELDVIDSFSNAMDAMKFLNQQTVDVVFLDIHMPGFTGIDFVQTLKNPPRIVLTTSDTNFAIEAYEYEAIVDYLVKPITQDRFEKSIVKIKTALEKSKAPAPIATKAASNAEDDIYINIDRRLIKLKLNEILVVEAKGDYIEVKTTTKNYRVHNTLKSIKDKLPENMFLQIHRSYIINFTKIIDIEDNSVLIEKSVIPISRSNRPELMRRLNLL from the coding sequence ATGAATTGTATTATAGTTGATGATGAAGGTGCAGCACGAATGATTGTAGAACAATTGTGTTCTAAAATTCCAGAATTGGATGTTATAGACTCTTTCTCTAACGCTATGGATGCTATGAAATTTTTAAATCAGCAAACTGTTGATGTTGTTTTCTTAGACATTCATATGCCAGGTTTCACCGGAATAGATTTTGTACAGACATTGAAAAACCCACCTAGAATTGTTTTAACCACTTCTGACACCAATTTTGCTATTGAAGCTTATGAGTATGAAGCTATCGTAGATTATTTGGTAAAACCAATTACGCAAGATCGTTTTGAAAAATCTATCGTAAAGATAAAAACGGCATTGGAAAAAAGCAAAGCTCCAGCTCCTATAGCTACTAAAGCTGCTTCTAATGCAGAAGATGATATTTACATTAATATAGATAGACGCTTAATAAAACTTAAGTTAAACGAAATCTTAGTCGTTGAAGCAAAAGGTGATTACATAGAAGTAAAGACCACCACAAAAAATTACCGCGTACATAACACGCTAAAAAGTATTAAAGACAAGTTGCCTGAAAACATGTTCTTGCAAATTCACCGGTCATACATCATTAATTTTACGAAGATTATTGATATTGAAGATAATAGTGTGTTAATTGAAAAAAGTGTGATCCCAATAAGCAGATCCAACCGGCCAGAATTAATGAGAAGATTAAACCTTCTTTAA
- a CDS encoding PAS domain-containing sensor histidine kinase yields MDNKEITLLKRALDRQVKARKQAESILEAKSKELYDTTRHLQEVNSRLENLVSEKSSELNEIFVNIVDPYVVMDLTGNIVKMNDAAREFLGCGPDEHIDLSSYVHKDYIEYTYNSFKSLVEVGTIKNYRPKLVLKNGDIRTVEVNGSIIYDENRAPVGAQGIIRDISQESEIKELLANQRKQLDIIVENSPLGIILTDNEHIIKANNAIVNLLGYAIDELKKQPLDAISCSEHTTESQKLMKKMDDGELENFSVVRTFIKKNGKQLFTKTAVSAVKNQQGEIDYKVIIVEDITKELEAEEQLKASENRLSSLIANLHTGILVEDEDRNVVLANKMFCALFEVEVPPHRLVGINCENAMNGNEHLFKNPDFEIKRINAIVESKNLVLSDEIEMADGKTLQRDFIPIFNKGVYNGHLWTYTDVTISKNYKRNLEVQKEKYSSIIANMNLGLLEVNLDEIIQTVNQSFCKMSGYTEKELLGNKATDLIKITDSDTLNSKSEKRLKGESDSYEVEVLQKDGTTRHWLISGAPRYNDSGKVIGSLGIHLDITAQKQLELQKEALVKELEKSNVGLQEYAHIVSHDLKSPLRSISALCTWLNEDYQDKLDDNGKYNLSMMQEKVEAMDSLIDGILKYSTINSDNIENCSVDVNEVIKEITDIIYIPEHVKVVVTSTLPTIYADRTKVHQLIQNFLSNAVVHIEREKGLVEIGCIETKTHWQFSVKDNGVGIPKEYHEKIFKIFQSVGNKERSTGIGLSIVKKIIDLYEGQVWLESEIGEGTTFFFTLKK; encoded by the coding sequence ATGGATAACAAAGAAATCACTTTATTAAAGCGTGCACTTGATAGACAAGTAAAAGCCCGTAAACAAGCAGAAAGCATTTTAGAGGCCAAATCTAAAGAGCTTTATGATACTACGCGCCATTTACAAGAGGTTAATAGCCGTTTAGAAAATTTAGTCTCTGAAAAATCTTCAGAATTAAACGAAATTTTTGTAAATATTGTAGATCCTTACGTTGTCATGGATCTTACGGGCAACATAGTTAAAATGAATGATGCCGCAAGAGAATTTCTTGGCTGTGGTCCTGATGAGCATATAGATTTAAGTTCTTACGTACACAAAGATTATATAGAATACACCTACAATTCCTTCAAATCATTGGTAGAAGTAGGAACTATAAAAAACTACCGACCAAAGCTAGTGTTAAAAAATGGCGACATTAGAACTGTTGAAGTCAATGGGAGTATTATCTATGACGAAAATAGAGCGCCTGTTGGTGCTCAAGGAATTATACGTGATATTAGTCAGGAATCTGAAATCAAGGAACTTTTAGCCAACCAAAGAAAACAATTAGATATTATCGTAGAAAATTCTCCTTTAGGAATTATCTTAACGGATAATGAACATATTATAAAGGCAAATAATGCCATTGTCAATTTATTAGGATACGCTATTGACGAATTAAAAAAACAACCGTTAGATGCTATTTCCTGCTCTGAACACACCACAGAGTCTCAAAAATTAATGAAAAAAATGGACGATGGAGAATTAGAAAATTTCTCTGTAGTTAGAACATTCATTAAAAAAAATGGTAAACAACTCTTTACTAAAACAGCAGTTAGTGCCGTTAAAAATCAACAAGGAGAAATTGATTATAAAGTAATTATTGTTGAAGATATTACTAAAGAACTCGAGGCCGAAGAGCAACTAAAAGCTTCAGAAAATAGACTCTCTTCCTTGATTGCCAATTTACATACCGGAATTTTAGTAGAAGATGAGGATAGAAATGTGGTTCTTGCCAATAAAATGTTTTGTGCTTTATTTGAAGTAGAAGTACCCCCTCATAGATTGGTAGGAATAAATTGCGAAAATGCTATGAACGGCAATGAGCACCTTTTTAAAAACCCAGATTTTGAAATAAAACGAATTAACGCTATAGTAGAGAGCAAAAATTTAGTCCTATCAGATGAAATTGAAATGGCAGACGGTAAAACGCTGCAACGAGATTTTATTCCTATTTTCAATAAAGGAGTTTACAATGGCCATTTATGGACCTATACGGATGTCACCATTTCTAAAAACTACAAAAGAAACTTAGAGGTACAAAAGGAAAAGTATAGCAGTATTATTGCAAATATGAACTTAGGCCTACTGGAAGTAAACCTTGATGAAATTATACAAACTGTAAATCAAAGCTTTTGTAAGATGAGTGGTTACACAGAAAAAGAATTACTGGGTAACAAGGCTACTGATCTTATAAAAATTACAGATTCAGATACCTTGAACAGTAAATCTGAGAAGAGGCTTAAGGGTGAGTCTGATTCTTATGAAGTAGAAGTTTTACAGAAAGACGGTACTACAAGGCATTGGCTGATAAGTGGTGCTCCACGCTACAATGATTCTGGTAAAGTAATCGGCTCTTTAGGAATCCATTTAGATATTACTGCACAGAAGCAATTAGAATTGCAAAAAGAAGCGCTCGTAAAGGAATTAGAAAAGAGCAACGTAGGATTACAAGAATACGCGCATATTGTTTCTCATGATTTAAAATCGCCTTTACGAAGTATTAGCGCCTTATGTACTTGGTTAAATGAAGATTACCAAGATAAACTAGACGATAACGGAAAGTACAACCTATCTATGATGCAAGAAAAAGTAGAAGCCATGGATAGTCTTATTGACGGTATCTTAAAGTACTCTACTATTAATAGTGATAATATAGAAAACTGCTCTGTAGATGTAAATGAGGTAATTAAAGAAATTACAGATATTATTTATATCCCGGAACATGTAAAAGTAGTGGTAACAAGTACGCTACCTACTATTTATGCGGATAGGACTAAGGTACATCAACTTATACAAAACTTCCTGAGCAATGCTGTGGTGCATATTGAGCGAGAAAAAGGCTTGGTAGAAATTGGTTGCATTGAGACAAAAACGCACTGGCAGTTTAGTGTAAAGGATAATGGCGTGGGAATTCCTAAGGAATACCATGAAAAAATATTTAAAATATTCCAATCTGTTGGAAACAAAGAAAGATCTACAGGAATTGGTCTTTCTATTGTAAAGAAAATTATAGACTTGTACGAAGGTCAAGTGTGGCTTGAAAGTGAAATTGGGGAAGGAACAACATTTTTCTTCACCCTAAAAAAATAA
- a CDS encoding response regulator yields the protein MDVLFIEDDTIETMKLQRTVSKLQLKHNIIEAKNGEQALEILKSSTKLPDIILLDLNMPRMSGIEFLEIIKADANYKYLPTIVLTTSENRADLLECYRIGIAGYVIKPLKYEDYETKLKTVFEYWQTNELVKA from the coding sequence ATGGACGTATTATTTATTGAAGACGACACGATTGAGACTATGAAGCTACAAAGAACAGTTTCTAAACTACAATTAAAACATAATATCATTGAGGCAAAAAATGGTGAACAAGCTTTAGAGATTCTTAAATCTAGTACCAAATTACCAGATATTATTCTGTTAGATTTGAACATGCCTAGAATGAGTGGTATTGAATTTCTAGAAATTATAAAAGCAGATGCTAATTACAAATACTTACCTACAATTGTTTTAACAACTTCTGAAAACAGAGCAGATTTACTAGAATGTTATAGAATAGGTATTGCAGGATACGTGATTAAGCCTTTAAAATATGAGGATTATGAAACAAAATTAAAAACTGTTTTTGAATACTGGCAAACGAATGAACTGGTAAAGGCATAA